Proteins encoded within one genomic window of Glandiceps talaboti chromosome 3, keGlaTala1.1, whole genome shotgun sequence:
- the LOC144432996 gene encoding uncharacterized protein LOC144432996 → MKPPYGLMGEGLLKNCQGVKVLHFDDRSRIGATTLGWADYLCRCGFNKDESWGGLPVVVSFGDDIQLPPVLDSPVYISKGKTPAAMRGVLVWKEFKDAVTLNTIVRQSASEEHFK, encoded by the coding sequence ATGAAACCACCATATGGTTTGATGGGTGAGGGGTTGCTAAAGAACTGCCAGGGTGTAAAAGTTCTTCACTTTGATGACAGGTCACGTATAGGGGCTACAACCTTAGGATGGGCAGACTATTTATGTCGTTGTGGATTTAATAAGGATGAGTCGTGGGGAGGCCTACCAGTGGTAGTGTCCTTTGGTGATGACATTCAGTTACCCCCAGTTTTAGATTCACCAGTGTACATAAGTAAAGGTAAAACACCAGCTGCTATGAGAGGAGTGTTAGTGTGGAAAGAATTTAAAGATGCTGTTACCCTAAATACTATTGTCAGACAGAGTGCAAGTGAAGAGCACTTCAAATAA